The Oryza brachyantha chromosome 7, ObraRS2, whole genome shotgun sequence genomic interval AAAACTAAGAGTtctaatggaaaaaaaactatacttATTAGGAAACTCTAAAgtcctaatagaaaaatactagaagtcatatttgaaaataatatcataaatttataatccGAATACATTACATATTGAAATTTGGATCATATATCTAACATGTTAAATCAGGATTTGAAAGTTTAGATTTACCGGTGGGTCCTAGTAGGAAATGTATCTGGCCAaaaatttcaagtttttttgtatttagcaaaaaaaattgttcaaatTATGTTTAACATATGTTTGCATTCCGTTTATTCTTTTTCATTCTGAAATGTAAAACCCTGATGGCCTAGtttacattgatatatataaacataatagTTTCCAACCATTACTGCATTATACCCCCTCTATCCAgtatctaaatatgtaaaaaagcAGCAGAAGGGTAAATCATAGTGGTGATTTGGGGGATAAACAAGTACAAAAGATGATGATTGGAGGAATAAACTAGTACAAAAGGTGTTAGGTGGGGAATAAACTAGTACATGAGTTAACGGACGGGGAATAAAGTAGTGTCTCAGTGACGTATAATCCCGTACATATTTGGACAAACCAAATGGACAAAATCCCTTCAATATTTAGACGGAGGGAATATagttacaaaattatttagattACACAGTTTCCATGCATTTTACTAGACATTCGATGAGTAGCTGCCAGGATCATATTCTTCCACAAGGTGTTGTAGAAATGCCGGAACTGGGGGCAAGCCCACATCTCGAGTGCCCTGCAAGATATGAACTATTTGCTGCATTGTTGGTCTATGAGCCTCGTTATCCTGAATGCACCAACATGCAACCTTGCATGCTCTGTCTAGCTCTTGAACATCTGTATCGTTCATTCTATGATCAAAGACTTCAGAAATGTCACCATTCCTTATCTTGTCTGCAGCCCAGACAGGGAAATACTTTATAGTTCCACTCTCCATCAATTCGGTGTTCCTTTTGCCTGAAATTATCTCAAACAACATCATTCCATAGCTAGCTGTAGACATCTGCTTTTGATGTGATGGGAAGACCTGCAATCCATTCTGGTGCAAGATACCCTATTGTTCCTCTCACAGTTGTTAGTGCCCGACTAAAATTCCGATCCATAAGCTTAGCAAGGCCAAAATCTGCTACTTTTGGGCTGAAGTCCTCATCAACAAGTATATTTTCAGGCTTTATATCACAATGTATGATGCATTCATGGCATTCCTCATGGAGATAATGTAGTCCTTTCGCAATGCCTAGAATAACATGGAATCTTGTGTACCAATCCAATACCTTCACATCATTAAAAAGGTGACTATCTAGAGAACCTTTTGCTATAAGTTCATATACCAGCAGTCTTTCAGCTCCTCTTAAGCAGAACCCCTTGAGGCGAACCAGATTTCTGTGATGAATTTGTCCTAGAGCCCTCACTTCAGTTTGAAATTGCTTCTCTCCTTGCCTCATTCCTTGAAGCTTCTTTACAGCTATCAATTGAGAGTTCGGGAGTGATCCTTTGTACACTGAACCAAAGCTACCTTGTCCCAATTTATCTGAGAAATTCTTTGTGCAATTCTGTAAAAGAGAGTAGCTGTATAGGATGAGAGGATCATCGCTAGAAAAAGCCTTTTGATTTGCATTCCTTTTTTGAAACGTCCAAACTACTGCACCAAAAACACATAGTGTCACAAAGATACTTCCTAGCACTGCAATTAGCATAGGCCTCGCATGATGTATCTTATTTTCATTGTCTTGACCTTGAAGATCAGATGCTGCAAGACGCACATAAATATCAATACCATCAATATTACCATCAGACAATTGTTTAAGATCCCAGAGTTCACTGTTCCAAACAATGCATTCACGTTGATATGCATATGCAGTACAAGTGCAATTGTTCAGGCAAATGGATTTGCACTCCTCAGTGCTTTGAGCATTCAATTGAATTGGATTGCCTGAAACTTTGATGTTGGCAATCTTGAGAAATGCATGGTTCTCTTGTTGGACATTATGTATATTAGAGTCGACACAAGAGATATCTGTTCTCCTAACACAACCTTGATTCCATGCCCCAAGATCCCAGCTCCTTGAGGAAACTGGCCTGAAACCTGGAAGGCAGTAGCATTTTTCATCAGAACCTGTCCTGCATACTCCAAAAGGCCCACATACTGAATATACATCACACAGAGATGCAGGTAAAGACCATTGTACTATCCATTCCTCTGATTCGTTGGACCATGTATGTCGTTGGAGTTGACCATTAACATTAAGGACTATTCTTGTGATTTTGGACACATCCTTTGTGGTGTATATAAACTTGAACTGGTGGCTGTTGTTAATGAAAACATAATTGTATTCAGTATTTAGTGGCATTCCAGGGACCGATGTGAATGCTTGTCCTGTCCAGTTCCCGGACTGCCAATAAACTTCAGATTGATTCCAGAGTGAGACATATTGGTTCAATCTAACTAGATCTACATGGTTGGAGAAAGGACCTGGTGCAGGATCTTCTGGATCTTTCCAAGAAACACGATTCTGGTATTCACCTGTGATCTTATCCATCCCAAACCCCTGCCCGCTTAGTATCGTGTCTGTTGGGTGATCAAAGCTTTGCCAGATTACATCGGAATAGTTACCTTTATCCCTCAGAATAAGGTTTCCGTTGCTGAGAAGAACTGCAACTGTtgattttcttggttttttccATGTGGCATTTGATGACCATTTTGGTTCCCCAAACTTGTTAAGTAGGACTAGATTTCCATCCTCAGATATCTTGAGCTCTGGAGATGTAGAACTTGTgacaggactgtctcggttggccACCCAGGTAACAGCCTTCTTTGATGTGGTTCTGAACCATATACCAACATAAAGGTTTCCAGTATTACCTGGAGAGAAGAATCCCAGCTCAAAATTTCCTTCTTTTGAGACAATAGTTGTGCTACCAGAAAGAGATTGGACTGTGGAGATTGTATCAGTCGAAGCAGCACTTGTGTAAAGATGGAAGATTGATAgcatgagaaaagaaaaggaagaacatATCTTTCTCTTGCTGGGCGGGGACATCCCTTCTGCATGGAAATTCTGGATGTGTGGTGTTCTTCAAGTTTATACAGAAGGTGCAAGACTCCGGAAAAACAGAGTTTTTCTTCCCTATACTATCATCCTTCTCAATTGACTTGTCTTCAGAAATAATAGGTTTCTATGTTGTTAGTCTAATTGCCTGTGAATTGACGAAGGCAATTTTGCCACCTGGAACAAGCACAGCCATGGGTGAGCACTTGATAAGATCATAAGACATGACTGTTCACATATAAGTCCAGACACAAAATGTGAAACGGAAATACTCGTTTCAACTCTGGATTCTTCTCCTAGTTGcttctgtttttcttctttttgacgCAATAGCAGCTTCTTTTTTTACTGCTGTTCTTGTGATTCCTTTATGCATCATATAACAATATAACTCATCTTTGATATATGTAATATCATCTTATCTTCCCCAGTAGTAATATGTTCTCTTTCAAATGCAATGTAGTTTAGGCCTATTGCAGCATCATGTGTACTTTTTAGCATAGATGTTTCATTTGGCAaccacttttttcttttcatgtaattGCATAGAATCTGCTATGCATCATGGTGTAGTTTAGATTTCAATCTTACATCTCtcttaatt includes:
- the LOC102714391 gene encoding G-type lectin S-receptor-like serine/threonine-protein kinase At2g19130, with the protein product MVNSNDIHVCGPFGVCRTGSDEKCYCLPGFRPVSSRSWDLGAWNQGCVRRTDISCVDSNIHNVQQENHAFLKIANIKVSGNPIQLNAQSTEECKSICLNNCTCTAYAYQRECIVWNSELWDLKQLSDGNIDGIDIYVRLAASDLQGQDNENKIHHARPMLIAVLGSIFVTLCVFGAVVWTFQKRNANQKAFSSDDPLILYSYSLLQNCTKNFSDKLGQGSFGSVYKGSLPNSQLIAVKKLQGMRQGEKQFQTEVRALGQIHHRNLVRLKGFCLRGAERLLVYELIAKGSLDSHLFNDVKVLDWYTRFHVILGIAKGLHYLHEECHECIIHCDIKPENILVDEDFSPKVADFGLAKLMDRNFSRALTTVRGTIGYLAPEWIAGKRNTELMESGTIKYFPVWAADKIRNGDISEVFDHRMNDTDVQELDRACKVACWCIQDNEAHRPTMQQIVHILQGTRDVGLPPVPAFLQHLVEEYDPGSYSSNV